A genome region from Spirochaetota bacterium includes the following:
- a CDS encoding P-II family nitrogen regulator codes for MKKVEAIIRPEKLDDVLQALDGVGYTGITMTEVRGHGRQKGIVQQWRGEEYKVSMLSKMKIEIVAKDADAEKIKIAIITAARTGEIGDGKIFIYKIDEVVKIRTSESGDAAV; via the coding sequence ATGAAAAAAGTGGAAGCGATCATACGCCCCGAGAAGCTGGATGACGTGCTCCAGGCGCTGGACGGAGTCGGATACACGGGCATTACCATGACCGAGGTAAGGGGTCACGGCAGGCAGAAAGGCATCGTGCAGCAGTGGCGCGGTGAGGAGTACAAGGTTTCGATGCTCAGCAAGATGAAGATCGAGATAGTGGCGAAGGACGCCGATGCGGAAAAGATCAAGATCGCCATCATCACGGCCGCCCGCACCGGGGAGATCGGGGACGGGAAGATCTTCATCTACAAGATCGATGAAGTCGTAAAGATACGCACCTCCGAATCCGGCGACGCCGCAGTTTAA